GGAATCAGTCGCCCTAGCAAGGGTTCCGTGATTTTTAATGGTGCCGATTTTGCGAATCTTTCGGATGACGCAATCTCAGCCGTTCGAAACGAGAAGATTGGCTACATTCCGCAAGAAGCCGTTTTTTTGCCGCAATTTAGCGTGCTTGAAAATATTTTCTTGCCGCGGGCGATTCGCGAGGGCAATAAGGTTGAGGTGAGGGATATTTCGGAATTGCTCGATATTGATATTCATTCAAAACTCGAAACTCTCGGCATTGCCCATTTGGTGAATGAAATGCCGGCAGAACTTTCGGGCGGTGAACTCAAGAGGGCCGCTATTGCGCGTGCCCTTGTTAACAATCCCGATATCGTGATTGCTGACGAACCGACCAGCAACCTTGACGAAACCAATGCCAAGATTGTCTTTGACCTTTTGGCGGAACTTGCGCAGTCGGGAACGTCGGTACTTGTGGCTACCCATGATCCTCGCGGCTTCAAGTATGGCGACCGCATTTACACCATGCACAAGGGAAGACTCTTGCCGAACGGTGAATCTGATTACGGCGGATTATAAATAAATCAATATTAAGTGATGTTGCCCTCGACTCGGTCGGGGGCATTTTCGTTATAAAAATTTTTGATAATTCCACATAAAAACAAAGTATTAGAAAAACTGTAAGTCCCTTTCTATTTTTCGCATTGAAATTTATAAGGAGAGTGATTCACATGTCAATTAATGCATCAAAAAAATCAAGTAAAATTTCAACAGATGTTACAAATCCGGCAAATTGGAATTTCGGCACCAAGTGCCTGCAGGCGGGCTGGAAGCCGAAAGTGGGCGAACCTCGCGTATTGCCGATTTTCCAGTCAACCACTTACAAGTACGAAGATGTTGACGAAGTAGAACGTCTTTTCTCGTTGAAACAATCGGGCAACAAGTACACGCGTACGGGCAACCCGACGGTAGCCGCTTTTGAAGCAAAAATTACCGAGTTGGAAGGCGGTGTGGGCGCTGTCGCAACAGCTTCGGGACAGTCGGCCGTATTGCTCGCAATTTCGAATTTGGTGAAGGCAGGCGATCACATTGTGGCTTCTAAGGCGGTGTATGGCGGAACCTACACGCTGCTTGATATTCGACTTTCTAAGCTCGGTGTCGAAACGACTTTCATTGACCCGGAAGCGCCTATTGCAGAACTTCGTAAGGCGTTCCGCCCGAATACAAAATTGGTCTTTGGCGAAACGATTGGAAACCCGGCGCTTGGCATTCTGGATTTCGAAAAGTTCTCGAAGCTTGCCAAGGAATTCGACGTGCCGTTCCTTGTGGACAACACCCTTGCAACACCGTTCTTGGTAAAGCCCTTGAAGCATGGGGCAAATGTCGTCATTCATTCTGCAACCAAGTACATTGACGGTCATGCCATCGCCTTGGGCGGTGTCGTGATTGATGGAGGCAATTACAACTGGAATAATGGAAAGTTCCCGGATCTTGTCAATCCCGATGCGCAGTACGCGAATACTTCTTACACTGAAAAATTCGGCCGCGCTGCCTACATTGTCAAAGCCCGCGCCCAATTTTTGCGCGATTTCGGTGCCGCACAGAGCCCTTTCAACGCGTTCCTTTTGAACTTGGGCCTTGAAACGCTCCATTTGCGTATGCCGCAGCACAGTTCTAATGCCTTGGCCTTGGCCGAATACCTTTCCAAACATCCGGCAGTAAACTGGGTCAACTATCCGGCGCTCAAATCTAGCCCGAATAACAAGCGCATTCGTAAGTATTTCGATTACCAGGGCGGAAGCGGCGTGCTGACCTTTGGCCTCAAGGGAGGCAAGGCTGCCATTCGCTCGTTCGTGAAGGCTTTGAAAGTCGCTGCCTTGGTGGTGCATGTGGGCGATGCTCGCACAAGCGTGCTGCACCCGGCAACGAGTACGCATTCTCAGCTTTCGCCGAAGGATAGGCTTGCTGCAGGAATTCCTGATGACATGATTCGCGTGTCCGTCGGTATCGAAGATCCGCGCGACATTATCGCCGATTTCGAACAGGCCATTAAGGCAAGTAAACATTAAAACATTGTCAACTACAGGAGTTTATAAATGAAGTTAGTCCAAACATTTTTATCGTTCGCAGCCGCTTTTACTTTGGGATTTGCACTCATCGCCTGCGAAGAAGAAAAAACTGAAAAAAACGCCGCTACCAATGAACCCGCTTTTAAATACGGTTCTGTCGAAATTCCCGTTTCCGATGGAACCCTTTGCATTGCGCCGTTCTTTGTCGCTAAAGAAAAAGGCTTCTTCGCCAAGGAAGGTGTCGATGTGAAATTCGTGTCGGCAAATGCGGAAACCCGCAAAATCGGCCTCAACAACGGAACGTATCCGATTACGAACTCCGACTTCGCCTTTTTCCAGTCCGTCGAAAACGGCGTGAATATCAAGGTGGTCGAAGGATTCCACGTCGGATGCATTCATTTGCTCGTCAAGAAGGGCTCGCCGATTCGCTCCGCGCAGGATTTGAAGGGCAAAAAGATTGCCGTGAACGCCATTGGGGCAACCCCGCACCAGGCCGCAACACTTTGGCTTGAAGCAAACGGAGTCTCAGCCATAAACGATGTGCAGTTCTTGCCCTACGCCGATGGCAACTTGGCGCTCGAAGCCTTGGAACGCGGGCAGGTTGAAGCGGTTTCACTTTGGGACCCGCTGGGAAGCCTTGCCGCTGTTGACGGCCGCGCCGACGTACTGATGGATTTGGCGACTGACCCTGTTTTTGCAGGCCGCTATTGCTGCTTCTATTATGTTTCGGGCATCCTTCTGGAAAAGGAACCGGAAAAGATCAAGGCTCTCCTTCGCGCTCTCGAACAGGCGCACACCTGGATCAGCGAACACCCGGAAGAAACCGTGGAACTCATGCAGGCAGGCAAGCACTCCGCCATCGAAGACAAGGAATTCGCAACCGCACTCATCAAGTCTTACGAATACCAGTCTCCTGAACAGAAAATCAAGAGTGGCCGCAACTTGAAAGCCGACTTGCACTACTTTGCAGACCTACTGCATAAAGTCGGATACTTGCAGCTGAATGCCGACGAATTCACCGAAAAAATCTATCGCGAAGTCGACTGGCATAAGTAATAATTTGTACTCCTAAATTCCTGTGCACTACTCTCCGCGCAGGTACCCCTCGGCAACACATGTTGCCGGGGGTGTTTTTATGTATGGAATATAGGTGTGCGGGCCATAATAAAAAAGGCTCGTCGTTTGACGAGCCTTAATCTTTTTGCTAGAGAGAATTCGCTTATGCTTTGGCGAGTTTCTTCAAAGTTGCAGCCTTGTCCGT
Above is a window of uncultured Fibrobacter sp. DNA encoding:
- a CDS encoding ABC transporter substrate-binding protein gives rise to the protein MKLVQTFLSFAAAFTLGFALIACEEEKTEKNAATNEPAFKYGSVEIPVSDGTLCIAPFFVAKEKGFFAKEGVDVKFVSANAETRKIGLNNGTYPITNSDFAFFQSVENGVNIKVVEGFHVGCIHLLVKKGSPIRSAQDLKGKKIAVNAIGATPHQAATLWLEANGVSAINDVQFLPYADGNLALEALERGQVEAVSLWDPLGSLAAVDGRADVLMDLATDPVFAGRYCCFYYVSGILLEKEPEKIKALLRALEQAHTWISEHPEETVELMQAGKHSAIEDKEFATALIKSYEYQSPEQKIKSGRNLKADLHYFADLLHKVGYLQLNADEFTEKIYREVDWHK
- a CDS encoding O-acetylhomoserine aminocarboxypropyltransferase/cysteine synthase family protein encodes the protein MSINASKKSSKISTDVTNPANWNFGTKCLQAGWKPKVGEPRVLPIFQSTTYKYEDVDEVERLFSLKQSGNKYTRTGNPTVAAFEAKITELEGGVGAVATASGQSAVLLAISNLVKAGDHIVASKAVYGGTYTLLDIRLSKLGVETTFIDPEAPIAELRKAFRPNTKLVFGETIGNPALGILDFEKFSKLAKEFDVPFLVDNTLATPFLVKPLKHGANVVIHSATKYIDGHAIALGGVVIDGGNYNWNNGKFPDLVNPDAQYANTSYTEKFGRAAYIVKARAQFLRDFGAAQSPFNAFLLNLGLETLHLRMPQHSSNALALAEYLSKHPAVNWVNYPALKSSPNNKRIRKYFDYQGGSGVLTFGLKGGKAAIRSFVKALKVAALVVHVGDARTSVLHPATSTHSQLSPKDRLAAGIPDDMIRVSVGIEDPRDIIADFEQAIKASKH
- a CDS encoding ABC transporter ATP-binding protein, whose product is MILNVSNLYKTYTRRGEEFNAVEDVEFFAWSGDFSVIYGESGSGKSTFLSLLSGISRPSKGSVIFNGADFANLSDDAISAVRNEKIGYIPQEAVFLPQFSVLENIFLPRAIREGNKVEVRDISELLDIDIHSKLETLGIAHLVNEMPAELSGGELKRAAIARALVNNPDIVIADEPTSNLDETNAKIVFDLLAELAQSGTSVLVATHDPRGFKYGDRIYTMHKGRLLPNGESDYGGL